In Mus caroli chromosome 19, CAROLI_EIJ_v1.1, whole genome shotgun sequence, a genomic segment contains:
- the Pcnx3 gene encoding pecanex-like protein 3 isoform X6 has product MGSQVLQILRQGVWASLTGGWFFDPHQSTFSNCFHLYVWIFLLIFPFLLYMVLPPSLTVAGVYCLVVAVIFATIKTVNYRLHAMFDQGEIVEKRNSTMGEQEEEAAQGESSLPRDPGVEMTVFRKVSSTPPVRCSSQHSVFGFNQVSELLPRMEDSGPLRDIKELVREQGSNNVIVTSADREMLKLSSQEKLIGDLPQTPPGVVPGPSLPSTDSSERSPMAGDGVPWGGSSVADTPMSPLLKGSLSQELSKSFLTLTRPDRALVRTSSRREQCRGTGGYQPLDRRGSGDPMPQKAGSSDSCFSGTDRETLSSFKSEKTNSTHLDSPPGGHAPEGSDTDPPSEAELPASPDAGVPSDDTLRSFDTVIGAGTPPGQTEPLLVVRPKDLALLRPSKRRPPMRGHSPPGRTPRRPLLEGSGFFEDEDTSEGSELSPASSLRSQRRYSTDSSSSTSCYSPESSQGAAGGPRKRRAPHGAEEGTAVPPKRPYGTQRTPSTASAKTHARVLSMDGAGGDVLRAPLAGSKAELEAQPGMELAAGEPAVLPPEARRGPAANQPGWRGELQEEGAVGGAPEETGQRECTGNVRRAQAIRRRHNAGSNPTPPASVMGSPPSSLQEAQRGRAASHSRALTLPSALHFASSLLLTRAGPNVHEASNFDDTSEGAVHYFYDESGVRRSYTFGLAGGGYENPVSQPGEQAANGAWDRHSHSSSFHSADVPEATGGLNLLQPRPVVLQGMQDSLHESQEQTLMEEAPPRAQHSYKYWFLPGRWTSVRYERLALLALLDRTRGIMENVFGVGLSSLVAFLGYLLLLKGFFTDIWVFQFCLVIASCQYSLLKSVQPDAASPMHGHNWVIAYSRPVYFCICCLLIWLLDALGTAQPFPPVSLYGLTLFSASFFFCARDVATVFTLCFPFVFLLGLLPQVNTCLMYLLEQIDMHGFGGTAATSPLTAVFSLTRSLLAAALLYGFCLGAIKTPWPEQHVPVLFSVFCGLLVAMSYHLSRQSSDPTVLWSLVRSKLFPELEERSLETARVEPPDPLPEKMRQSVREVLHSDLVMCVVIAVLTFAVSASTVFIALKSVLGFVLYALAGAVGFFTHYLLPQLRKQLPWFCLSQPVLKPLEYSQYEVRGAAQVMWFEKLYAGLQCVEKYLIYPAVVLNALTVDAHTVVSHPDKFCLYCRALLMTVAGLKLLRSAFCCPPQQYLTLAFTVLLFHFDYPRLSQGFLLDYFLMSLLCSKLWDLLYKLRFVLTYIAPWQITWGSAFHAFAQPFAVPHSAMLFLQALLSGLFSTPLNPLLGSAVFIMSYARPLKFWERDYNTKRVDHSNTRLVTQLDRNPGADDNNLNSIFYEHLTRSLQHTLCGDLVLGRWGNYGPGDCFVLASDYLNALVHLIEVGNGLITFQLRGLEFRGTYCQQREVEAITEGVEEDEGCCCCEPGHLPRVLSFNAAFGQRWLAWEVTASKYVLEGYSISDNNAASMLQVFDLRKILVTYYVKSIIYYVSRSPKLETWLNHEGIATALRPVRALGYADSDPTFSLSVDEDYDLRLSGLSLPSFCAVHLEWIQYCASRRSQPVDQDWNSPLVTLCFGLCVLGRRALGTASHSMSASLEPFLYGLHALFKGDFRITSPRDEWVFADMDLLHRVVAPGVRMALKLHQDHFTSPDEYEEPAALYDAIAANEERLVISHEGDPAWRSAILSNTPSLLALRHVMDDASDEYKIIMLNRRHLSFRVIKVNRECVRGLWAGQQQELVFLRNRNPERGSIQNAKQALRNMINSSCDQPLGYPIYVSPLTTSLAGSHPQLRALWGGPVSLGAIARWLLRSWERLHKGCGAGCNSGGNVDDSDCGGGGGLTSLSNHPPLAHPTPENTAGSSEQPLPPGPSWGPRPSLSGSGDGRPPPLLQWPPPRLPGPPPASPAPTEGPRPSRPSGPALLNSEGPSGKWSLGGRKGLGGPDGEPASGSPKGGTPKSQAPLDLSLSPDVSSEASPARTTQDLPCLDSSTPEGCAPSGAPGDWPVPAEERESPAAQPLLEHQY; this is encoded by the exons ATGGGGTCTCAGGTGTTGCAGATCCTGCGCCAGGGGGTGTGGGCCTCGCTCACTGGGGGATGGTTCTTCGATCCGCATCAGAGCACCTTCTCCAACTGCTTCCATCTCTATGTCTGGATCTTCTTGCTCATCTTTCCCTTCTTGCTGTACATG GTCCTGCCCCCCAGCCTGACAGTGGCGGGAGTGTACTGCCTGGTGGTAGCTGTCATCTTTGCTACCATCAAGACTGTGAACTATCGCCTGCATGCCATGTTCGACCAGGGCGAGATTGTGGAAAAACGCAACTCTACCATgggggagcaggaagaagaggctgCCCAGGGGGAGAGCAGTCTCCCAAG GGACCCTGGTGTGGAGATGACCGTGTTCCGGAAAGTGAGCTCCACGCCCCCTGTACGCTGCAGTTCCCAGCATTCTGTGTTTGGCTTCAACCAGGTTTCG GAGTTGCTGCCCCGGATGGAGGATTCTGGGCCCCTCAGAG ACATCAAGGAGCTGGTACGGGAACAGGGCAGCAACAACGTGATCGTGACCTCTGCCGATCGAGAAATGCTCAAGCTCAGCTCCCAAGAGAAACTGA TTGGAGACCTTCCCCAGACACCCCCAGGGGTTGTTCCAGGCCCCTCTCTCCCCAGTACAGATTCTTCCGAGCGTTCTCCCATGGCTGGAGATGGTGTCCCCTGGGGTGGGAGCAGTGTGGCTGACACTCCCATGAGCCCTTTACTGAAAGGGAGCCTCAGCCAGGAGCTAAGCAAGAGCTTTCTGACCCTGACCCGGCCTGACCGGGCCCTAGTGAGGACCAGTAGTCGGCGGGAACAATGTCGGGGAACTGGAGGCTACCAACCCCTGGACCGGAGGGGCTCAGGTGACCCCATGCCCCAGAAAGCTGGCTCTTCGGATTCCTGCTTCAGTGGCACTGACAGGGAGACTCTGAGCAGCTTCAAGAGCGAGAAGACTAACTCTACACACCTAGACAGTCCCCCTGGTGGGCACGCTCCCGAGGGCAGCGACACAGACCCTCCTTCCGAGGCTGAGCTGCCTGCCTCCCCAGATGCTGGGGTCCCCTCAGACGATACACTTCGTTCCTTTGACACAGTCATTGGAGCAGGGACACCACCAGGCCAAACGGAGCCGCTCCTAGTTGTGCGGCCCAAGGACTTGGCCCTGCTTCGGCCTAGCAAGCGGCGGCCCCCCATGCGAGGACACTCCCCACCTGGTCGTACCCCAAGACGGCCCTTGCTTGAGGGCTCAGGCTTCTTTGAAGATGAAGATACCAGTGAAGGTAGTGAGCTGAGTCCAGCATCCAGTCTCCGGTCTCAGCGCCGCTATAGCACTGATAGCTCCTCGTCTACTTCTTGCTACTCCCCCGAGAGCTCCCAGGGTGCAGCAGGGGGTCCTCGGAAGCGGCGGGCCCCTCATGGGGCCGAAGAAGGAACTGCTGTGCCCCCTAAGCGACCCTATGGGACCCAGCGGACGCCCAGTACTGCCAGTGCCAAAACTCATGCCCGTGTGTTGAGCATGGATGGGGCAGGGGGTGATGTCTTACGGGCACCCCTGGCGGGCTCCAAGGCTGAGCTGGAGGCCCAGCCAGGAATGGAGCTGGCTGCTGGTGAGCCTGCTGTGTTGCCTCCTGAAGCCCGGAGGGGACCTGCTGCCAACCAGCCTGGCTGGCGGGGGGAGCTGCAGGAGGAAGGTGCTGTGGGGGGAG CACCTGAGGAAACAGGTCAGCGGGAATGCACAGGCAATGTGAGGAGGGCTCAAGCTATCCGGAGACGACACAATGCAGGCAGCAACCCTACGCCTCCAGCCTCTGTCATGGGCTCGCCACCTAG CAGCCTGCAGGAGGCTCAGCGGGGCCGGGCTGCTTCCCACTCCAGGGCACTGACTCTGCCCTCCGCTCTGCACTTTGCCTCTTCCCTGTTGCTCACCCGAGCTGGCCCCAACGTCCATGAAGCCAGCAATTTCGATGACACCTCTGAGGGTGCTGTGCACTATTTCTACGACGAGAGTG GTGTACGGCGGTCGTATACCTTTGGCCTAGCTGGAGGTGGCTACGAGAACCCTGTGAGTCAGCCAGGCGAGCAAGCAGCCAATGGAGCCTG GGACCGTCACTCACATTCCTCCAGCTTCCACTCAGCTGATGTGCCTGAAGCCACAGGAGGCTTGAACCTGTTGCAGCCAAGGCCAGTGGTTCTTCAGGGTATGCAG GACTCCCTGCACGAATCCCAGGAGCAGACACTGATGGAGGAGGCACCACCCCGGGCCCAGCACAGCTACAAGTACTGGTTTCTTCCTGGCCGTTGGACCTCTGTGCGCTACGAACGGCTGGCCCTGCTAGCTCTGTTGGACCG GACACGTGGGATAATGGAGAACGTTTTCGGTGTTGGATTGAGCAGCCTGGTTGCCTTCCTGGGATACCTGTTGCTGCTCAAGGGCTTCTTCACTGACATCTGGGTCTTCCAGTTCTGTCTGGTCATCGCCTCCTGTCAGTACTCCCTGCTCAAG AGCGTGCAGCCTGATGCAGCATCCCCAATGCAC GGCCACAACTGGGTGATTGCATACAGCCGGCCTGTCTACTTCTGTATCTGCTGTCTGCTCATCTGGCTGCTGGATGCCCTGGGGACCGCTCAGCCCTTCCCACCTGTCTCTCTGTACGGCCTCAcactcttctctgcctctttcttcttttgcgCCCGAGATGTGGCCACTG TATTCACCTTATGCTTCCCGTTCGTCTTCCTCCTGGGCCTCCTGCCCCAGGTCAACACGTGCCTCATGTACCTCCTGGAGCAGATCGACATGCATGGCTTCGGAGGCACAG CCGCCACCAGCCCACTCACTGCGGTCTTCAGCCTCACGCGAAGCCTGCTGGCTGCTGCCCTGCTTTATGGCTTTTGCCTTGGGGCCATCAAG ACACCTTGGCCAGAGCAGCACGTCCCTGTCCTCTTCTCAGTCTTCTGTGGCCTCCTGGTGGCAATGTCCTACCATCTGAGCCGGCAGAGCAGCGACCCCACCGTTCTCTG GTCTCTAGTCCGGAGTAAGCTCTTCCCTGAGCTAGAGGAGCGGAGCCTAGAGACGGCCCGGGTTGAACCCCCAGACCCGCTGCCAGAGAAGATGCGTCAGTCAGTG CGGGAAGTCTTGCACTCCGACCTGGTGATGTGTGTGGTGATCGCCGTACTCACCTTTGCCGTCAGTGCCAGCACTGTCTTCATTGCCCTGAAG TCAGTTCTGGGCTTCGTGTTGTATGCGCTGGCAGGAGCTGTGGGCTTCTTCACGCATTACCTGCTGCCACAGCTGCGCAAACAGCTCCCCTGGTTCTGCCTCTCACAGCCTGTGCTGAAGCCACTGGAGTATAGCCAGTATGAAGTGCGAG GCGCTGCCCAGGTGATGTGGTTTGAGAAGCTCTATGCTGGCCTGCAGTGTGTTGAGAAGTACCTCATCTACCCTGCTGTGGTTCTCAATGCTCTCACAGTGGATGCCCACACAGTCGTCAGCCACCCAGACAAATTCTGCCTCTA CTGCCGGGCCTTGCTGATGACTGTGGCAGGGCTGAAGCTGCTGCGCTCGGCCTTCTGTTGCCCACCCCAGCAGTACCTGACCTTGGCCTTCACTGTCCTCCTCTTCCACTTCGACTACCCGAGGCTCTCACAGGGCTTCCTGCTTGACTACTTCCTCATGTCTCTGCTCTGCAGCAAG CTTTGGGACCTGCTGTACAAGCTGCGTTTTGTACTGACCTACATTGCACCATGGCAGATCACCTGGGGCTCAGCCTTCCATGCCTTTGCCCAGCCCTTCGCTGTACCAC ACTCAGCTATGCTGTTCCTTCAGGCCCTGCTCTCAGGGCTCTTCTCTACCCCACTCAACCCCCTGCTGGGCAGCGCAGTCTTCATCATGTCCTACGCAAGGCCCCTCAAGTTCTGGGAGAGGGACTACAA CACTAAACGTGTGGACCATTCCAACACTCGCCTAGTGACACAGCTGGACCGGAACCCAG GCGCTGATGACAACAACCTCAACTCCATCTTCTATGAGCACTTGACACGCTCGCTGCAGCACACACTGTGTGGGGATCTGGTGCTGGGCCGCTGGGGCAATTATGGCCCTGGAGACTGCTTTGTCCTGGCCTCTGACTACCTCAACGCGCTAGTGCACCTCATTGAGGTTGGCAATGGCCTCATCACCTTCCAGCTTCGTGGCCTTGAGTTCCGGG GCACATACTGCCAGCAGCGTGAGGTGGAGGCCATCACGGAAGGTGTGGAGGAAGATGAGGGCTGCTGTTGCTGTGAGCCTGGTCACCTGCCCCGGGTCCTGTCCTTCAATGCTGCCTTTGGGCAGCGCTGGCTGGCCTGGGAGGTGACAGCCAGCAAGTACGTGCTGGAAGGCTACAGCATCAGTGACAACAACGCAGCCTCCATGCTGCAGGTGTTTGACCTCCGCAAGATCCTCGTCACTTACTATGTCAAG AGCATCATCTACTATGTGAGCCGCTCTCCAAAGCTAGAGACCTGGCTGAACCATGAGGGCATCGCCACTGCCCTCCGGCCTGTGCGAGCCCTTGGTTACGCAGACTCGGACCCCACCTTCTCACTGAGTGTTGACGAGGACTATGACCTCCGGTTGTCTGGCCTCTCCCTGCCGTCCTTCTGCGCTGTCCACCTCGAATGGATCCAATACTGTGCCTCTCGGCGCAGCCAG CCTGTGGACCAGGACTGGAATTCACCGTTGGTTACACTGTGCTTTGGCCTGTGTGTGCTGGGTCGCCGGGCCCTGGGAACAGCCTCACACAGTATGTCTGCCAG CCTGGAGCCCTTCCTCTATGGCCTGCACGCCCTGTTCAAGGGGGACTTCCGCATCACCTCTCCCCGTGACGAGTGGGTCTTTGCCGACATGGATCTGCTTCACCGAGTGGTAGCCCCTGGGGTTCGCATGGCCCTCAAGCTTCACCAG GACCATTTCACATCTCCTGATGAGTATGAGGAACCAGCAGCCCTGTATGACGCCATCGCGGCCAATGAGGAGCGGCTGGTCATCTCACATGAGGGGGACCCTGCCTGGCGCAGTGCCATCCTCAGCAACACCCCGTCCCTGCTGGCGCTGCGCCACGTCATGGACGACGCTTCTGACGAGTACAAGATCATCATGCTCAACAGGCGCCACCTCAGCTTCCGAGTCATCAAG GTAAACCGAGAGTGTGTGCGTGGGCTGTGGGCTGGGCAGCAACAAGAGCTGGTGTTCCTGCGCAACCGCAACCCTGAGCGCGGCAGCATCCAGAATGCCAAGCAGGCACTCCGCAACATGATCAATTCCTCCTGCGACCAGCCGCTGGGCTACCCCATCTACGTGTCACCTCTTACCACATCTCTGGCTGGTAGCCACCCCCAACTGCGGGCGCTGTGGGGTGGTCCTGTCAGCCTGGGTGCCATTGCCCGATGGCTCTTGCGCAGCTGGGAGAg ACTTCATAAGGGCTGTGGCGCTGGCTGTAATAGCGGAGGAAATGTGGATGACTCGGACTGTGGTGGGGGTGGCGGCCTGACCTCCCTCAGCAATCATCCCCCCTTGGCACACCCTACGCCTGAAAATACAGCAG GCAGCAGTGAGCAGCCCCTCCCACCAGGTCCTAGCTGGGGACCAAGGCCTTCCCTCAGTGGCTCTGGTGATGGGCGGCCCCCTCCTCTGCTGCAGTGGCCTCCTCCCCGGCTCCCTGGGCCACCCCCTGCTTCACCTGCTCCCACTGAGGGTCCCCGGCCCTCAAGACCTTCTGGCCCTGCTCTCCTCAATTCTGAGGGACCCAGTGGGAAGTGGAGTCTGGGGGGTCGGAAGGGACTGGGAGGACCTGATGGGGAGCCAGCCTCAGGGAGCCCCAAAGGAGGCACCCCCAAATCTCAG GCCCCTCTAGACCTCAGCCTCAGTCCTGATGTCAGCTCTGAGGCCTCACCTGCCAGAACCACCCAGGACCTTCCTTGCTTGGACAGCAGTACTCCTGAGGGTTGCGCACCATCCGGTGCCCCAGGTGACTGGCCTGTCCCTGCTGAGGAACGCGAGAGCCCGGCTGCCCAGCCCTTGCTGGAGCATCAGTACTAA